One genomic segment of Nocardia spumae includes these proteins:
- a CDS encoding TetR/AcrR family transcriptional regulator: MARPKQFEESDAVDAAMRAFWSSGYEGTSTQDLCAATGLGRSSIYNTFSSKRDLFERALRKYMESKNSDTFALLDGPDTARDKIRAVLWRVVDAPEADPLGCLVVNTTVEMAPRDPGVAALLRADLDRRTAALVAVVRAGQSAGDIDDRADPADLTQFVIATIGGMRVAARGGATRETLRGIAETALRCL; encoded by the coding sequence ATGGCCCGACCCAAGCAGTTCGAAGAATCCGACGCGGTCGATGCGGCGATGCGGGCGTTCTGGAGTTCCGGTTACGAGGGCACGTCCACCCAGGACCTTTGTGCGGCAACAGGTTTGGGCCGTTCGAGCATCTACAACACCTTCAGTAGTAAGCGCGATCTGTTCGAGCGTGCGTTGCGAAAGTACATGGAGTCCAAGAACTCCGACACCTTCGCGCTGCTCGACGGCCCGGACACCGCGCGTGACAAGATTCGCGCGGTGCTGTGGCGCGTGGTCGACGCGCCCGAAGCCGATCCGCTGGGATGTCTCGTGGTGAACACCACTGTCGAGATGGCGCCGCGCGATCCGGGGGTCGCCGCCTTGCTGCGTGCGGATCTGGATCGCCGCACGGCTGCCCTGGTCGCGGTCGTCCGTGCCGGGCAGTCCGCCGGCGATATCGACGACCGGGCCGATCCGGCCGATCTCACGCAATTCGTCATCGCGACCATCGGCGGGATGCGGGTGGCGGCCCGGGGTGGCGCTACGCGGGAAACGCTGCGAGGTATCGCCGAGACCGCGCTGCGATGTCTCTGA
- a CDS encoding PaaI family thioesterase has translation MDISTQDRARDELTLEQARAVLAAQPFARHVGTEITEFGGGVATLVVGLRPEHAQQFGFVHGGVLAYLADNALTFAAGSALGPNVLTGGFSITYLRPAQGARLRARAAVTDATRRQAVTRCEIYCDTDDSSTLCALAQGTVRTVDRTVRGNRLSPVRDRTPGRPGPEHRP, from the coding sequence ATGGATATTTCGACCCAGGACCGGGCGCGGGACGAACTCACCCTCGAGCAGGCGCGTGCGGTGCTGGCGGCGCAGCCGTTCGCCCGGCACGTCGGCACCGAGATCACCGAATTCGGAGGCGGTGTGGCGACATTGGTGGTCGGGCTACGGCCCGAGCATGCCCAGCAGTTCGGATTCGTCCACGGCGGCGTGCTGGCCTATCTGGCCGATAACGCGCTCACCTTCGCCGCCGGATCGGCCCTCGGCCCGAATGTGCTGACCGGGGGTTTCAGCATCACCTACCTGCGCCCGGCGCAGGGCGCGCGGTTACGCGCGCGGGCCGCCGTCACCGACGCCACCCGCCGCCAAGCCGTCACCCGCTGTGAGATCTATTGCGACACCGATGATTCCAGCACGCTGTGCGCATTGGCCCAGGGCACTGTCCGCACCGTCGACCGCACCGTGCGTGGCAACCGGCTGAGCCCTGTCCGCGATCGCACACCGGGGCGTCCCGGACCGGAGCACCGACCGTAG
- a CDS encoding enoyl-CoA hydratase/isomerase family protein — translation MSEYETITFERTGPVARITLNRPKAANGIDHVLGRELAEIAGQCVDDPALKAVVLTGAGKFFSAGGDLKAMAAQDGGAGAYVKGLADDLHEALSSFARMDALLIVAVNGVAAGAGFSLAMAGDLVLAGESAAFTMAYTRAGLSPDGGASYYLPRLIGLRRTQELMFTNRTLSAADALDWGLLHRVVPDAELASAVDELVAEFAAGPRHSNASVKKLLLVSSSHTLEEQTAREAAFIAACADSPDGAEGIAAFLGKRAPSFE, via the coding sequence ATGAGCGAGTACGAGACGATCACCTTCGAGCGGACCGGCCCCGTCGCCCGGATCACCCTGAACCGGCCCAAGGCCGCCAACGGTATCGACCACGTCCTCGGCCGGGAACTGGCCGAGATCGCGGGGCAGTGTGTGGACGATCCCGCTCTGAAGGCGGTTGTGCTGACCGGCGCGGGCAAGTTCTTCTCCGCCGGCGGTGATCTCAAGGCGATGGCCGCCCAGGACGGTGGCGCCGGAGCGTACGTCAAGGGTCTGGCCGACGATCTGCACGAGGCGCTGTCCTCCTTCGCCCGGATGGACGCGCTGCTGATCGTCGCGGTCAACGGTGTGGCCGCCGGTGCCGGATTCAGCCTGGCGATGGCCGGTGATCTGGTGCTCGCGGGCGAATCCGCGGCCTTCACCATGGCCTACACCCGGGCCGGACTCAGCCCCGACGGCGGCGCCTCCTACTACCTGCCGCGACTGATCGGACTGCGCCGCACCCAGGAACTGATGTTCACCAACCGCACGCTGTCGGCCGCCGACGCACTGGACTGGGGGCTGCTGCACCGGGTGGTGCCCGATGCCGAGCTCGCCTCCGCCGTCGACGAACTGGTCGCGGAGTTCGCGGCGGGACCGCGGCACTCCAATGCCAGTGTCAAGAAGCTGCTGCTGGTCAGCTCCTCGCATACGCTCGAGGAACAGACCGCGCGGGAGGCCGCCTTCATCGCCGCCTGTGCCGACTCCCCCGACGGCGCCGAGGGTATCGCCGCATTCCTCGGCAAACGCGCACCGTCCTTCGAATGA
- the lon gene encoding endopeptidase La, protein MVVPIELDESAQAAIDAARAANSDSVLLAPRLDEGYAAYGVIATIEQVGRMRGGAAAAVLRAERRAKIGHGVTGPGAALWVEAEPVDTPAPDAATKELAAEYKQLVVSVLQRREAWQVIDMVNRLTDPSALADTAGYAPYLTDEQKRELLDTPDVAARLTTLIGWTKDHIAEAEVTEKISEDVREGLEKSQREFLLRQQLNAIRKELGEGEPDGADDYRTRVENADLPGNVREAALREVDRLEHSSDQSPESGWIRTWLDTVLDLPWSVKTTDSTDVSAARAVLDADHHGLDEVKDRMVEYLAVRARRAARGLEVVGGRGSGAVMVLAGPPGVGKTSLGESVARALGRKFVRVALGGVRDEAEIRGHRRTYVGALPGRIVRAIKEAGSMNPVVLLDEIDKVGSDFRGDPAAALLEVLDPAQNHTFRDHYLDLDLDLSDVLFIATANVMETIPGPLLDRMELITVDGYTEDDKVAIARDFLVPRQLERNALTAEEVSFTDEALREIAANYTREAGVRQLERLLAKALRKAATRLSQDELGAATGDATVVDLGYDPALGYGSGREKSDVAAVSESLTIGLGDLKDYLGRPRFTPDSVERTSVPGVATGLAVTGAGGDVLYIEANAAEGERSLTLTGQLGDVMKESAQIALTYVRSHLEEIGIEPKVLDRNIHIHFPAGAVPKDGPSAGVTMVTALVSLALDRQVRADVGMTGEVTLNGRVLPIGGVKQKLLAAQRAGLKTVFIPARNEPDLDEVPAEVLAALDVRPVADVADILAYAIEPVAEPAYAGQAFAATA, encoded by the coding sequence ATGGTCGTCCCGATCGAACTCGACGAATCGGCGCAGGCGGCCATCGACGCCGCGCGGGCCGCGAACTCGGATTCCGTGCTGCTGGCGCCGCGCTTGGACGAGGGTTACGCCGCCTACGGTGTGATCGCGACCATCGAACAGGTCGGCCGGATGCGCGGTGGCGCCGCGGCCGCGGTGTTGCGCGCCGAACGCCGCGCCAAGATCGGGCACGGTGTCACCGGACCCGGCGCCGCGCTGTGGGTCGAGGCCGAACCGGTCGACACCCCCGCGCCCGATGCCGCGACGAAGGAACTGGCCGCCGAATACAAGCAGCTGGTCGTCTCGGTCCTGCAGCGTCGTGAGGCCTGGCAGGTCATCGATATGGTGAACCGGCTGACCGACCCGTCGGCCTTGGCCGATACCGCCGGCTACGCGCCGTATCTGACCGATGAGCAGAAGCGTGAACTGCTCGACACCCCCGATGTCGCGGCCCGTTTGACCACCCTGATCGGCTGGACCAAGGACCACATCGCCGAGGCCGAGGTCACCGAGAAGATCAGCGAGGATGTGCGCGAGGGGCTCGAGAAGTCGCAGCGCGAATTCCTGTTGCGCCAGCAGCTCAACGCGATTCGCAAGGAGCTGGGCGAAGGCGAGCCCGACGGCGCCGACGACTACCGCACCCGCGTCGAGAACGCGGACCTGCCCGGCAATGTCCGCGAGGCGGCGCTACGCGAGGTCGACCGGCTCGAGCACAGCAGCGATCAGAGCCCGGAATCGGGCTGGATCCGGACCTGGCTCGACACCGTGCTGGATCTGCCGTGGAGTGTGAAAACCACCGACAGCACCGATGTGTCGGCCGCGCGTGCCGTCCTGGACGCCGATCACCACGGCTTGGACGAGGTGAAGGACCGCATGGTCGAGTACCTGGCCGTGCGCGCCCGGCGGGCCGCCCGCGGTCTCGAGGTCGTCGGCGGTCGCGGATCCGGCGCCGTGATGGTGCTGGCCGGCCCTCCCGGCGTGGGTAAGACCTCGCTCGGTGAGAGCGTGGCTCGTGCCCTGGGCCGCAAGTTCGTGCGTGTCGCCCTGGGCGGTGTGCGCGACGAGGCCGAGATCCGCGGTCACCGCCGCACCTACGTCGGCGCCCTGCCCGGCCGGATCGTCCGTGCGATCAAGGAGGCGGGTTCGATGAATCCCGTGGTCCTGCTGGACGAGATCGACAAGGTGGGCTCGGACTTCCGGGGCGATCCGGCGGCCGCGCTGCTGGAGGTGCTGGACCCCGCGCAGAACCACACCTTCCGCGACCACTACCTGGATCTGGATCTGGACCTGTCCGATGTGCTGTTCATCGCGACCGCGAATGTCATGGAGACCATTCCCGGCCCGCTGCTGGACCGCATGGAGCTGATCACCGTCGACGGCTACACCGAGGACGACAAGGTCGCGATCGCTCGTGACTTCCTCGTGCCCCGGCAGCTGGAGCGCAATGCGCTGACCGCCGAGGAGGTTTCGTTCACCGACGAGGCACTGCGGGAGATCGCGGCGAACTACACCCGGGAAGCCGGTGTGCGCCAGCTGGAGCGGCTGCTCGCGAAGGCGCTGCGCAAGGCGGCAACTCGGCTGTCGCAAGACGAACTCGGTGCCGCGACCGGTGATGCCACCGTCGTCGACCTGGGCTACGACCCCGCGCTGGGTTATGGCTCCGGACGCGAGAAGTCCGATGTCGCAGCGGTTTCCGAGTCGCTGACCATCGGTCTGGGCGATCTGAAGGACTACCTGGGTCGTCCGCGGTTCACCCCCGATTCGGTCGAGCGCACCTCGGTCCCCGGTGTGGCGACCGGATTGGCGGTGACCGGCGCCGGTGGTGATGTCCTCTACATCGAGGCCAACGCCGCCGAGGGCGAGCGTTCGCTGACCCTGACCGGTCAGCTGGGCGACGTCATGAAGGAGTCCGCACAGATCGCGCTGACCTACGTCCGCTCGCATCTGGAGGAGATCGGGATCGAGCCGAAGGTGCTGGATCGCAATATCCACATCCACTTCCCGGCCGGCGCCGTGCCCAAGGACGGACCGTCCGCGGGTGTCACCATGGTCACCGCCTTGGTGTCGCTGGCACTGGATCGGCAGGTGCGCGCCGATGTCGGTATGACCGGTGAGGTCACGCTGAACGGACGGGTGTTGCCGATCGGCGGCGTGAAGCAGAAGCTGCTCGCCGCACAGCGCGCCGGGCTGAAGACCGTGTTCATTCCGGCCCGCAACGAGCCGGATCTGGATGAGGTCCCGGCGGAGGTGCTGGCCGCCCTGGATGTTCGCCCCGTCGCCGACGTGGCCGACATCCTGGCCTACGCCATCGAACCGGTGGCCGAACCGGCCTACGCCGGCCAGGCGTTCGCGGCGACCGCCTGA
- a CDS encoding TetR/AcrR family transcriptional regulator, translating into MKIRDRLLLAAERQFAEQGALEATLSRIREDAGASVGALYHHFPDKADLYRQVWAHALADYQQCFWASVADSADAREGVVAGVTEHLRWVTDNRYRATILMSPRPPGVRDSDSNRDFLVSVARWWRTHARYGAVRDLDFDLLYALWLGPAQEYSRQWVGGGVTAAPIDVAEVLATAAWTTLRHDGRA; encoded by the coding sequence ATGAAGATTCGAGATCGGTTACTGCTCGCCGCCGAGCGGCAGTTCGCCGAACAGGGGGCGCTCGAAGCGACACTGAGCCGAATCCGGGAGGACGCCGGAGCCAGCGTCGGCGCGCTGTATCACCACTTCCCGGACAAGGCGGATCTGTACCGGCAGGTGTGGGCCCATGCGCTGGCCGACTATCAACAGTGTTTCTGGGCGAGCGTCGCCGACAGCGCCGATGCCCGGGAAGGAGTAGTCGCGGGGGTCACGGAGCACCTGCGCTGGGTCACCGACAACCGGTACCGCGCAACCATTCTCATGTCACCCCGGCCGCCCGGGGTGCGCGACAGCGACAGCAACCGCGACTTCCTGGTGTCGGTGGCGCGCTGGTGGCGTACCCACGCCCGCTACGGCGCGGTCCGCGACCTCGACTTCGACCTGCTGTACGCACTGTGGCTCGGCCCCGCCCAGGAGTACTCCCGGCAGTGGGTCGGCGGCGGTGTCACCGCGGCGCCGATCGATGTCGCGGAGGTGTTGGCGACGGCGGCGTGGACGACGCTGCGCCACGACGGACGCGCGTGA
- a CDS encoding oxidoreductase → MQFQAMVAHETENGVTLAREEVGEDFLGPGAVTIKVHYSSANFKDGLAITPRGGVVRNYPIIPGIDLTGEVIASEDPAFAVGDEVVAHGYEIGVAHNGGYAEYARVPAEWVVKLEGVSTREAAALGTAGFTAAMSVQALLDRGLTPADGPVLVTGATGGVGSVAVDILSGLGFEVTASTGKTDAGDLLSTLGAAAVIGRLPEDPDAKPRPLGKAQWSAAVDSVGGKSLAHILSTIRYGGSVAVSGLTGGTELPTTVMPFILRGVSLLGIDSVNFPIEQRRALWARLGKDLKPGHLSALEHIAPVTAAESVLHAIRSGQHSGRTVLAVAGEF, encoded by the coding sequence ATGCAGTTCCAGGCGATGGTTGCGCATGAGACCGAGAACGGCGTCACACTGGCTCGTGAGGAGGTCGGCGAGGATTTCCTCGGCCCGGGCGCGGTGACGATCAAGGTGCACTACTCGAGTGCGAACTTCAAAGACGGGCTGGCCATCACCCCGCGCGGCGGTGTGGTGCGCAATTACCCGATCATCCCGGGGATCGATCTCACCGGTGAGGTGATCGCCTCGGAGGATCCCGCGTTCGCGGTCGGTGACGAGGTCGTCGCGCACGGCTACGAGATCGGTGTCGCGCACAACGGTGGATACGCCGAATACGCCCGGGTGCCCGCCGAGTGGGTGGTGAAACTCGAGGGAGTCAGCACCCGTGAGGCCGCCGCGCTGGGCACTGCCGGATTCACCGCCGCCATGAGTGTGCAGGCGCTGCTGGATCGGGGGCTGACACCCGCGGACGGCCCCGTGCTGGTGACGGGCGCGACCGGTGGTGTCGGCAGTGTCGCGGTCGATATCCTGTCGGGTCTCGGTTTCGAGGTCACCGCCTCCACCGGAAAGACCGATGCCGGGGATCTGTTGTCGACGCTGGGCGCCGCCGCGGTCATCGGCCGCCTGCCGGAGGATCCCGATGCGAAACCTCGCCCGCTGGGCAAGGCGCAATGGTCGGCCGCGGTGGACAGTGTCGGTGGGAAGTCCCTGGCACACATCCTCAGCACCATCCGCTACGGCGGCTCGGTGGCCGTGAGCGGTCTCACCGGCGGCACCGAATTGCCCACCACCGTGATGCCCTTCATCCTGCGTGGCGTCAGCCTGCTGGGTATCGACTCGGTGAACTTCCCGATCGAACAGCGCCGCGCACTGTGGGCACGGCTGGGCAAGGATCTGAAGCCGGGACATCTGTCCGCGCTCGAGCACATCGCCCCGGTCACCGCCGCCGAATCCGTCCTGCATGCCATCCGAAGCGGACAGCATTCCGGTCGCACCGTTCTCGCTGTCGCCGGCGAGTTCTGA
- a CDS encoding DNA polymerase IV codes for MARWLLHVDLDQFQAAVEFRRHPELRGQQVIVGGNGDPNEPRKVVTCASYPARAFGVRAGMPLRTALRKCPEGVFLPLDMTTYEEASDDVMEVLRRFPVRVEVLGWDEAFLAADTDDPEALAREIRRAVAELGLTCSIGIGDNKLRAKLATGFAKAVGKGVREEPNTVTDEDVRNDSVAVAHPGAGIFRLTAENWDELMAHRPTSALWGIGTRIAQRMSALGINTVAELAASDRRVLAAEFGPSTGPYLWVLGHGAGDTDVVTEPRIPVGRSKSETFPHDLTERAEVRAQVARLAREVAAEMAAAGRVGVRVGVTVRTNTFYTRTKQKKLPEPTIEAEAIVAVALEIVDRFELDRPVRLLGVRLELVPQ; via the coding sequence GTGGCCAGGTGGCTGTTACACGTCGACCTCGACCAATTCCAGGCGGCGGTGGAGTTCCGCCGTCATCCCGAGCTGCGCGGGCAGCAGGTGATCGTCGGCGGAAACGGTGATCCGAACGAACCTCGCAAAGTCGTGACCTGTGCGTCGTATCCGGCGCGGGCGTTCGGCGTGCGAGCCGGGATGCCCTTGCGCACCGCACTCCGCAAATGTCCGGAGGGAGTCTTCCTGCCGCTGGATATGACGACCTACGAGGAGGCCTCCGACGACGTGATGGAGGTGTTGCGGCGCTTCCCGGTGCGGGTCGAGGTGCTGGGCTGGGACGAGGCCTTTCTCGCCGCCGATACCGACGATCCGGAGGCGCTCGCCCGCGAGATCCGACGTGCCGTAGCGGAGTTGGGGCTCACCTGCTCGATCGGCATCGGCGACAACAAACTTCGCGCGAAGCTCGCCACCGGATTCGCCAAGGCCGTCGGTAAGGGTGTGCGGGAGGAGCCGAATACCGTTACGGACGAGGATGTCCGGAACGATTCCGTCGCCGTCGCCCATCCAGGCGCCGGGATATTCCGGCTCACCGCCGAGAACTGGGACGAGCTGATGGCACATCGGCCGACCAGTGCGCTGTGGGGTATCGGTACGCGCATCGCACAGCGGATGTCGGCACTGGGGATCAACACCGTCGCCGAACTGGCGGCTTCCGATCGCCGGGTGCTGGCCGCGGAATTCGGCCCGTCGACGGGTCCCTACCTGTGGGTGCTGGGCCACGGGGCGGGCGATACCGACGTCGTGACCGAACCCCGGATTCCGGTGGGACGCAGCAAATCCGAGACCTTTCCGCACGATCTCACCGAGCGGGCGGAGGTCCGGGCGCAGGTGGCGCGACTGGCCCGCGAGGTCGCCGCGGAGATGGCCGCGGCGGGGCGGGTCGGGGTGCGGGTGGGAGTTACCGTGCGTACCAACACCTTCTACACCCGTACCAAGCAGAAGAAGCTGCCCGAACCGACGATCGAGGCCGAGGCGATCGTGGCGGTCGCCCTCGAGATCGTCGACCGTTTCGAACTCGATCGGCCGGTCCGGCTGCTCGGGGTACGACTCGAACTCGTTCCGCAATGA
- a CDS encoding DUF1707 SHOCT-like domain-containing protein encodes MTDPSDRHPDIAPQSPAPAVRITDHERAQVARQLQLALGDGSLDLGELDQRLAAVYAARTRADLAAVTADLPVAAATEPLVLSTIAGSIRKDGQWVAPAEITATAASGSVRLDFSEAICPHPVVELHIGIGSGSVRLTVPHGWRVDLDRVALASGRTKNKVTEPPLPGYPTLRVDGSIGSGSIRARYSKPPRRSFLSWLLRR; translated from the coding sequence ATGACCGACCCCTCGGACCGCCACCCGGACATCGCCCCCCAGAGCCCGGCACCCGCGGTACGCATCACCGACCACGAACGCGCCCAGGTGGCCCGCCAGCTACAACTGGCCCTCGGCGACGGCTCGCTCGATCTCGGCGAACTCGACCAGCGTCTGGCCGCCGTCTACGCCGCGCGCACCCGGGCGGATCTCGCGGCCGTGACCGCCGATCTGCCGGTGGCCGCCGCGACCGAACCCCTGGTGCTGAGCACCATCGCCGGGTCCATCCGCAAGGACGGCCAATGGGTCGCGCCCGCGGAGATCACCGCGACCGCGGCCTCCGGTTCGGTGCGACTCGACTTCTCCGAGGCGATCTGCCCGCATCCGGTCGTGGAACTGCACATCGGAATCGGCTCCGGCAGTGTCCGATTGACGGTTCCGCACGGCTGGCGAGTGGACCTCGACCGGGTGGCCCTGGCCAGCGGCCGCACGAAGAACAAGGTCACCGAGCCGCCGCTGCCCGGATATCCGACCCTGCGCGTCGACGGTTCGATCGGCTCCGGATCCATCCGCGCCCGCTATTCGAAACCGCCACGCCGCTCATTTCTGTCCTGGCTGCTGCGACGGTAA